The Streptomyces pratensis genomic interval GCGAGGAGGAAGAGGCGCAGTCGGATCCGGCGCTGTGCCTCTGCGGGCTCGAGGTTGAGCTGGAAGGAGACGGCCAGGACTGCCGTGGCGGCTGCCACCGAGGCGCAGTTGCTCAGCAACCGGGCGACGTGCGGTACTGCCGTCTCGGCAGCGTCCTCGAACAGCGGTGCGTAGGAGGCGAAGGCCAAGGCGAACGACGCGAGGAGCGCACCCATGGCCCACGTCCCGGTCGGACGTGGCGTGCCTCGCCCGAGCACCCAATAGCCGGAAGCCGCAGCGAGCAGGAAGGCCATGCCGAGGAAGACGGTGTTCATCGTGAGCGGAACCGCCGCTTCCTGATGGGCTGGGCAAAGAGTGCGTCCCAGCTGTCCGGCCCCTTCTTCGGCCGCAGAGAGGGAGATTCACGCTCGCGATAGATGCGCTGGCGGATGACCGTCGCCATCATCTCCGCTTCCCGTTCGTCGGCCGTCGAGTAGCTCGTGCGCCCGGACATGCGCGTCACCAGCGTGGGGTTCACACCGAGGATGCGGGCCATGTCCGTGTCGACCTCCAGACTCCCCGGGTGGTCGTAGTACACGTGGCACAGCTCGTGAGTCAGGATGTGTCTCTGGTGGTGGATAGACGTACCTTCCTCGTAGTAAAGGAGGTCGACCGTCGGGGTTTCGATCCTTATCCCACATGGCGCGTCAACTGCGCCGAGCGTATTCAGCGGCGCCATGACGATCGGCTTGCCGCGGAGATCTGCTATCGCGTCACGCAAATCACGCGTGCTGAAGCGGTGTGGCAGGGACAGTAGATCAACCTGCTCCTCACACGATGTGCGAAGTCGACTCTCGTCGATTTCTGGCAAAGGCACGCAAGTCCCCCTCCTCGGTTTCGGCGGTGCGCCAACTCGCTAGTGAGTACCAGCGATGAGGATGCCAAGCGGAAGGCGGAACTCACACTTCCGGGAACCGAGAGTTCCGGTTACGAAGGGTGATCGTGAGAAGCGCTGGAGCTGTGGATGGCGAGTTTCCCGGGCGTGGTCCGAGCGAGTTTGCGCTCGCTATCTCGGGGTGGAGGGTGCGACGTCGCAAGTAATTGAAGGATCGACTACCCGTTATGTCTGACTACGCTGAATGACTGACTCATGATCATTCGTCAGGCATTTCATGCAGGTTGTGGTGTACGTCACTCAATAGCGGCCCCTAGTCTCGCGTTATGGATTCTCGGGGCGGGCGGGATGAAGGTGGTGAACCCGTCGGCGAGTCTCTGCCTGAGCTGTTACGGGCGTGGCGTAGACGGGCGAATCCTCGACGAATCCCGGGCTTGGTGTCTACCGGGCGCCGGGGTGACGGACTCACGCAGCGTGACGTGGCCCGCCTGACGGGAGTCAGTGAGCGTTGGTATCGCGAGCTGGAGCGCGGCAATGAAGCCCAGTACTCGTCCGACTTCCTCGATCGGATCTCATCAGTGCTCGGGCTGAGCCCCGCCGAGCGTCGCGCGCTGTACTTGAGAGCCGTCGGCCGCCCTCCAGCGCTTGCTGTCGTGCTGGAGGCGGACAGGGCTGCGGAAGTGGACGAGTTTCTACTCCAGCGGTTTTTGGACGGTCAGATTCCCAATCCGGCCTTCGCGACGGACCTCGCGTGGAACGTGATCGGCTATAACGGTCCGCTGGTGGATTGGTTCCCCTGGGTCACTTACCGGGCCAATCAGATGAGATGGGCACTTCTGGACCCGGAGGCCCGCGAGCAACTCGTGAACTGGGAGCAGGACTGGGCGCGCCCATTTCTTGGGCAGATTCGCTATGAGCGCGCGCATCACCCGGAGAACGAGGCGCTGCGGCAACTGGAGCGCGACATTCTCGTGGAATCTCCGGCCGCACGGGAGATGTGGGAGCGGCGCGAGATGGCCGAGCATTCCCACGGTGACTTCCGCCGGCTCAGGCTTCCGTACCACCAGGGGCGGGAGGTCGCGATCCGCATCGTCGCATTGCGGCCGATGCGTAGTGATCACCTTCGGGTGGTCGTGCTGATGGAAGTCGACGAAGGCGGCGTCGGCTCCTGAGTGCCAGGAGGGGCATGCTCCGGAATGAAACCCAGATGTCCTCACTCGTCGTCGAGCAGCCCTGATTCGTCCGCCTCGTCCGGCATGCCCTCAAGTCGACGGGCTTGGTCGATCACGGTGTTCAGCATGTTCAGGCTGGACGCGCTGAGTCCGTTAGCGCGCAAGGCGACCCGGCGCACCCCCTGGTCGAGCATGGCGGCGATCACCTGGATCTCCGCGCGCTGCCGCTCGGCCTCCGCCTCGTCGAAGAAGTAGCCCGCACTCACCCCGAAGAACCCAGCCAGAGCCCGGATGGTCTGCATCTTCGGGTTCGTGTTGGTCCCGGTTCGAAGTTGCTGGATGGCGCTTGCGGAGATGGTCACGCCTGATGTGTCGCGGATGCCCTGGGACACCTCCGCGTACGTGTACGGGCTGCGCCCCTTCGGGTGCACCTCCCGGAACAAGTAGTCGAGCAGCTCCGCAAAGGTGCGCTCGTTCCTCTCGGTCATCTCCAGCCCTTCGTCATGCCCACCATCGTATCCACTTCAGTGGTGATCATGACCAGGGCGCTATGTGTATCGACATTGCAGTTGACGGAAGTGCGCAACTGCGGTGTACGTTAACGCTTGGAGTCGTCCAGTGCAGTGTTCAGCGCCTGGTCAGGGCATGTGGAGAGGCTGGACTTGTGTCAGGGCTCGCCATATGGTCCTGCTCCGCGCAAGGGAAACCGGTCGGGTGAGCCAGGAGGGGAGGGGGGATGTACGCACACGGGCCATGAGCCCGCAGGGGCGAAGGAGACCGGCGCCCGGGAGCTACCAACTCCCGAGGCGTCGGGCCGACAACCCCGAGGGGCATCGATTCACATCTCGCGGGCGGCGGGGCTTTTGCACGAGAACCGCCGCACCGCGTTCCTACGAACAACGGAGTATCACATGCTCGCCACGCCGAGCGTCAACCCGGCCTGCCCGGATACCCAACGACAGCACCGTCTCGCTGCTCAGCTAGCAGAGATGATCCCGGGCGCGACCACGATCCGAGTCAGCCTCACCGACCCGAGCCGGGCATGGCCACACCCGCGTGCCGCTATCCGGGACGAGGGCGGGAAGACCCTGGAGGTGAGCCGGACGACGGCGACGGTCGCTGCGCGCTGGATCCTGCGGGTCTGGCCGGAGGCGGACTGGACCCGGCCGCACACCTTCGACATCCAGCGGGCTGCCCTCACCGGCAGCGAGGTCGCCGCCGGTCGGAGCCGCTGACATGGCCCGGATACGCACCATCAAGCCGGAGGCGTTCTTCTCCGAGTCGCTCGCCGAAGTGAGCGTCGAGGCCGAGCGGACCTTCTTCGGCCTCCTCACGCAGGCCGACGACCACGGACGGCACCGCGACAACGCCGCGATCATCGCTGGGCTCCTGTGGCCCCTGCGCGCCGAGCACACCTCGGTCCACGTCGAGGACGATCTCCACCAGCTCGCGAGCGCCGGCCTGATCTGCCGGTACACCGGCTGCGACGGCCGCCGCTACCTCCACATCGTGACCTGGTCCGAGCACCAGAAGATCGACAAGCCGAGCCAGTCCCGCCTGCCCTCGTGCCCGCAGCACCAGGCTGCCGGCCGGTGCGGCCCCTGCAAGGGCAACTGCACAAAGCAGACCGAGGGCTCGCCCACCACTCCCGGAGGACTCGCCGAGACCTCGCCGAACTTTCCCCGACCCCTCGATCTGCCCGCCCAGGCCACCTCGACGTCTTCCGGGTGCGTGATCGTGTCCCCGGTCGACCGGCAGGCGGCCGCCGATCACCTGGTCGGCGTCCCTGGCCGCTCCGGAGCGGAAACCCCAGGTCAGGAGGCATTCCCCGAGGCCTCCTCGAACCTTCCCCGAAGCCTGCCCGAAGGCTCGGCGCCTGGATCTAGGATCTTGGATCCTGGATCTTCTCTCCCTACGGGGCGCACAGCGCCCGCAGCCGGCATCTCCGCCAAGGACCTGGTCGGGGAGTACGTCGCCGGGTGCGACCAGCGCCCCCCGAGCGACGTGATCGGGCACCTCGGGCGGATCATCAAGAAGCTCCTGGACGAGGGCATCGCACCGGCGCACATTCGAGCCGGGCTGGCGAATTTCACGGCCAACCCGAAGCACCCGAGCGTGCTGACCAGCATGGTCAACGAGGCGATGAACGCTCGCCCCGGCGGTTTGGCGCGGCCGGGAATCCGGCCTAACGTGCCCGCCCACCAGGCGTGGACCAACCCGGCCAACGCGTCTGCCGCCTACGCCGAGGAGCTGTGATGCACACCCGTCACCGCGAACCGCAGCTCCTCGGCAACGAAGCCACGCTGGAGCGCATGGCCAGGATCCTGGCTGCCCGCAACATTGACCCGGCCGACGCCGCGCTGCCGGACGACACCGAGCCCTTCTCGCCGCTTGACGCCCTGCTCGCCGGGATGCCCCCGCGCTATCAAGCGGCTGTAGCCGACCACCCCACGGTCCTGGAGTGGGTCCGGAAGGTCACCGACGCGGCCGTCGCCCCCAGCCGAGGAGCCCGACGACAGGTCACCACCGGACCTAGCCTGCTGATGGCCGGGGTCGTCGGCGCGGGCAAGACACACCAGGCGTACGGCGCAGTCCGAGCGCTGGTCAGCAGCGGGGTCGGTGTTCGCTGGCGCGCGACCACCGCTGCCGACCTCTACGCCGATCTCCGCCCCCGGCCCGGGGTCGACAGCGAGCGGGAACTGGCGGCGGTCAGCTGCTGCCCGCTGCTGATCATCGACGACCTCGGCGCGGCCAAGGCGAGCGAGTGGGTCGAGGAAGTGACGTACCGGCTGATCAACCGGCGGTACAACTACGAACTCCCCACGCTGATCACGACCAACCTGGCGATCAAGGACCTGCGCTCCTACCTCGGGGATCGCGTCGCCAGCAGGCTCGCGCAGATGACCACCCGAGTCGAGTTCGAGGCCGTCGACCGCAGACGCCACAGCGCCGCCGCCTGACCCACCGCAGGCCACCCCGTCGGACCGCGTCCTCGCAGCGCCGTCCCCCGGGCACCTACCGCCAGCGCACCTCTCCGCCGACGCCCCTGCGCGCGGAGAGCGATCGGAGCACCCCGCATGACCAGCACGATGAACGGCCCTGTCCACCACCGTCAGCTCGGCGACCAGACCTGGCAGGCCGACGCCGTCTGCCAGAGCACCGAGTACAACCCGGTGGACCCCGAAGTCTTCTTCCCCGAACCCGATGAGACCACCAAGATCGCCACGGCCAAAGCCCTGTGCGGCCAGTGCCCGGTCCGCCGAACCTGCCTGGACGCCGCTCTCGAAGGGGGTGACACAGACGGGATCCGTGGCGGCCTGACGGAGGAGGAGCGCGGGCCGCTGCACGACAAGCTCGCCAGCCGCCTCGACTACAGCCGCGTCAATGCCACCATCGCCGGGCGCGACGTGCACCTCACCCATGCGGAGCGCCGCGCGGTCGAGTACGCGGCCTACCGCCACGGGGTGAGCGAGCAGCGCCTGGCCTGGCTTCTGAAGGTCACCGAGGAGCACGCCAAAAAGCGATACCGCGAGATTCGCCGGGCCGAGCGAAACCGAACCCTGAACCAGCCCACCACGAACACCCCATCCCCCGAGACC includes:
- a CDS encoding Secondary metabolite protein gives rise to the protein MTERNERTFAELLDYLFREVHPKGRSPYTYAEVSQGIRDTSGVTISASAIQQLRTGTNTNPKMQTIRALAGFFGVSAGYFFDEAEAERQRAEIQVIAAMLDQGVRRVALRANGLSASSLNMLNTVIDQARRLEGMPDEADESGLLDDE
- a CDS encoding transcriptional regulator, whose protein sequence is MLATPSVNPACPDTQRQHRLAAQLAEMIPGATTIRVSLTDPSRAWPHPRAAIRDEGGKTLEVSRTTATVAARWILRVWPEADWTRPHTFDIQRAALTGSEVAAGRSR
- a CDS encoding ATP-binding protein; the encoded protein is MHTRHREPQLLGNEATLERMARILAARNIDPADAALPDDTEPFSPLDALLAGMPPRYQAAVADHPTVLEWVRKVTDAAVAPSRGARRQVTTGPSLLMAGVVGAGKTHQAYGAVRALVSSGVGVRWRATTAADLYADLRPRPGVDSERELAAVSCCPLLIIDDLGAAKASEWVEEVTYRLINRRYNYELPTLITTNLAIKDLRSYLGDRVASRLAQMTTRVEFEAVDRRRHSAAA
- a CDS encoding WhiB family transcriptional regulator, translating into MTSTMNGPVHHRQLGDQTWQADAVCQSTEYNPVDPEVFFPEPDETTKIATAKALCGQCPVRRTCLDAALEGGDTDGIRGGLTEEERGPLHDKLASRLDYSRVNATIAGRDVHLTHAERRAVEYAAYRHGVSEQRLAWLLKVTEEHAKKRYREIRRAERNRTLNQPTTNTPSPETSGERLIRDDFGTAA
- a CDS encoding regulator component: MRDAIADLRGKPIVMAPLNTLGAVDAPCGIRIETPTVDLLYYEEGTSIHHQRHILTHELCHVYYDHPGSLEVDTDMARILGVNPTLVTRMSGRTSYSTADEREAEMMATVIRQRIYRERESPSLRPKKGPDSWDALFAQPIRKRRFRSR
- a CDS encoding helix-turn-helix domain-containing protein; its protein translation is MDSRGGRDEGGEPVGESLPELLRAWRRRANPRRIPGLVSTGRRGDGLTQRDVARLTGVSERWYRELERGNEAQYSSDFLDRISSVLGLSPAERRALYLRAVGRPPALAVVLEADRAAEVDEFLLQRFLDGQIPNPAFATDLAWNVIGYNGPLVDWFPWVTYRANQMRWALLDPEAREQLVNWEQDWARPFLGQIRYERAHHPENEALRQLERDILVESPAAREMWERREMAEHSHGDFRRLRLPYHQGREVAIRIVALRPMRSDHLRVVVLMEVDEGGVGS